One genomic segment of Danio aesculapii chromosome 15, fDanAes4.1, whole genome shotgun sequence includes these proteins:
- the LOC130242140 gene encoding sortilin-related receptor-like, whose protein sequence is MRDSDSAMYIFSLPAPEALKILEEEDHVFLFWKSLAVKDRTFNESRGYEVYVHDSVTNSTKCLGNTTETFFRINSLLAGHNYTFSVRARCLLINQLCGESAVLLYDELGKAAGPNDAASQSGKSEDMAAIVVPVLFLLLVGVCGGLVVLYLRHRRLQHSFTAFANSHYNSRLGSAIFSSGDELGDDDEDAPMISGFSDDVPMVIA, encoded by the exons ATGAGGGACAGTGACTCAGCAATGTACATTT TTTCTCTGCCTGCACCTGAGGCCCTCAAGATCTTAGAAGAAGAGGATCACGTGTTTCTCTTCTGGAAGAGTCTGGCTGTGAAAGATCGCACCTTCAATGAGAGCAGG GGCTATGAGGTATATGTGCATGACAGTGTCACCAACTCTACCAAGTGTTTAGGCAACACAACAGAGACGTTCTTCAGAATCAACAGCCTGTTGGCGGGTCATAACTACACGTTCTCGGTGCGGGCGCGATGTCTACTCATCAACCAGCTTTGTGGAGAGTCAGCGGTGCTGTTATATGATGAACTGGGCAAAGCAGCAG GGCCGAATGATGCAGCATCTCAGTCGGGTAAATCGGAGGACATGGCAGCTATTGTGGTGCCGGTGTTGTTCCTGCTGTTAGTGGGTGTGTGTGGAGGCCTGGTGGTGCTTTACCTCAGACACCGTCGCCTACAGCACAGCTTCACCGCCTTCGCTAACAGCCACTACAACTCTCGTCTGGGCTCTGCTATTTTCTCCTCAGGAGATGAGCTGG GTGATGACGATGAAGACGCTCCTATGATCAGTGGTTTTTCAGATGACGTCCCGATGGTCATTGCGTAG